The Thermosinus carboxydivorans Nor1 DNA segment GGCGACCGGGATGCATTGCAACTGATTGGTCCTCGCACTAAAGTTATGCTTACCCGCAAGGGCATATCGGAAACCGAGCTGGTCGATATCAATGTATTACAGGAAAAATACGGGCTATTGCCCGAACAAATTACCGACCTTAAAGGCCTAATGGGCGATGCGTCGGACAATATTCCCGGCGTTCCGGGAATTGGCGAGAAGACTGCGGGCAAGCTTCTGCGCGAATTCGGCTCCGTAGAGAACTTACTGGCTAATATTGATAAGGTTTCGGGCAAAAAACTGCAAGAAAGCCTACGGGCTAACGCGGAACTGGCTTTGTTGTCAAAAAAGCTGGCCACCATTGTCTGCGACGTACCGCTCGATTGTTCCCTGGAAGCGCTCAAAGCAGCGCCTGACGTAGACCGCGTACGGGAAGTTTTTCAAAGACTGGAGTTTAAAAGTTTGCTGGCTAAACTGCCTGAACTCTTTGACAGCAAGGCCTTACCGCAGAACGAAACGACCCTGGAACTGTCTCCTGCTAAGGCGGTTACCTCATTCACCGAACTTAGGGAGATCGTGGCCCGGGTAAAACGGTTAGGCAGCATGGTATTTTTTCCCCTGACCAGCGGAAAAATCCCTGCAGTTACGTTAATCGGCTTAGCTATATGGGCAGGCGATGAGGCAGTTTACATCCCGCATAATGTTAACGGTTGGGAACTGGTGTGGGACCTGTTGGCTGACGAAACTATCCCCAAAGTTACCTATAATGCCAAAGACGTTTGTAATGCCTGTAAGGCTAAGGGAACGGAGCTGCGAGGGCTATGTTTTGATATCCAGCTCGCGGCTTATCTTTTGGAGCCAACAGCGGCAAAATACCCGCTGACGGAGCTTGCTTGCCAACATTTAGGTCTCGCTGTCGGCGACATGGATAAAGAGCACCTGGGCACGCCTGATTATGCCGGTTGGGCGGCTGAAGTAGTGCAGCGTTTATACCCGGTGCTCAAGGAAAAGCTTGTGGCGGCCGGGTTGGCTGAACTGTATGAAGAAATCGAGCTTCCGCTTGTTCCGGTGCTGTCCGAAATGGAAATTGCCGGTATCCGGGTCGACTTGACGCAGCTCGATGCCTTGGCGCAGGAAATTACGGATAGAATCGAGACTCTGTTGACAGAGATATATCAGTTAGCGGGGCAGGAGTTTAATGTTAACTCTACCCGTCAGTTAGGTCATATTTTGTTTGAGGTTCTCAAATTACCAGTAATAAAAAAGACAAAGACCGGCTATTCCACCGATGCCGAAGTTTTGGAAAAACTGGCGGGACAGCATCCGCTCATTGATTGTTTGCTTGAATACCGGCTGCTGACCAAACTGAAATCCACCT contains these protein-coding regions:
- the polA gene encoding DNA polymerase I, with the protein product MPQKMVIIDGSSLMHRAFYALPPLTTAAGLYTNAVYGFTTMLVKLLSDNKPDLIAVAFDKGRETFRSQVYAEYKSHRQATPGELSEQFALVHEVLAAFGIPVLEKPGYEADDIIGTLAAQASRQDYDVFIVTGDRDALQLIGPRTKVMLTRKGISETELVDINVLQEKYGLLPEQITDLKGLMGDASDNIPGVPGIGEKTAGKLLREFGSVENLLANIDKVSGKKLQESLRANAELALLSKKLATIVCDVPLDCSLEALKAAPDVDRVREVFQRLEFKSLLAKLPELFDSKALPQNETTLELSPAKAVTSFTELREIVARVKRLGSMVFFPLTSGKIPAVTLIGLAIWAGDEAVYIPHNVNGWELVWDLLADETIPKVTYNAKDVCNACKAKGTELRGLCFDIQLAAYLLEPTAAKYPLTELACQHLGLAVGDMDKEHLGTPDYAGWAAEVVQRLYPVLKEKLVAAGLAELYEEIELPLVPVLSEMEIAGIRVDLTQLDALAQEITDRIETLLTEIYQLAGQEFNVNSTRQLGHILFEVLKLPVIKKTKTGYSTDAEVLEKLAGQHPLIDCLLEYRLLTKLKSTYLDGLRDLIRADTGRIHTHFNQTVTATGRLSSSEPNLQNIPIRTEIGRRIRELFVPGPGYDWIMSADYSQIELRVLAHMSGDDNLIDAFRHNQDIHTHTAAEVFGVPMAEVTAQMRARAKAVNFGIVYGISDFGLSRDIGVSRKEAGQYIDSYFAKYRGVKNYIDNVINLARQQGYVTTLFGRRRFLPDINSGNFNQRAFAERTAMNTPIQGTAADIIKKAMITVYRQLRDRRLKSRLLLQVHDELVLEVAEAERVLVAQLVKQAMEDAVTLAVPLVADVKTGANWAQAK